Proteins from a single region of Hordeum vulgare subsp. vulgare chromosome 6H, MorexV3_pseudomolecules_assembly, whole genome shotgun sequence:
- the LOC123403133 gene encoding flowering-promoting factor 1-like protein 4, with product MSGVWVFEDGMVRRADSEAPGGAGARPGKVLVHVPSGEVVTSYDVLERRLRELGWERYLNDPCLIQFHQRSTVHLISVPRDFARLKLVHMHDVVVKTRNVFQVRDAT from the coding sequence ATGAGTGGCGTGTGGGTGTTTGAGGACGGGATGGTAAGGCGCGCGGACAGCGAGGCGCCGGGCGGGGCGGGGGCGCGGCCGGGCAAGGTGCTGGTGCATGTGCCGAGCGGCGAGGTGGTGACCTCGTACGACGTTCTGGAGCGGCGGCTGCGGGAGCTGGGGTGGGAGCGCTACCTCAACGACCCCTGCCTCATCCAGTTCCACCAGCGCTCCACCGTGCACCTCATCTCCGTCCCGCGCGACTTCGCCCGCCTCAAGCTCGTCCACATGCACGACGTCGTCGTCAAGAC